The following coding sequences are from one Ornithodoros turicata isolate Travis chromosome 1, ASM3712646v1, whole genome shotgun sequence window:
- the LOC135372503 gene encoding zinc finger protein 883-like, with protein MFRIKEEPQEDSSDERAITVVKTEPYNDEILAEKDQMGHSHDSASEGTKVSSGGLRIKDEPSDACGEASSGCTSSNAQFEISTTTVETRFETPAPITTDNRPTERPSDQSETREASKREKDRPYKCNFCLATCVDTGHLEAHQKTHRTKTFTCDTCSATFRHTSTLRVHAEHHRGEGSRKSKVCALACTLSAYKHNLCPARSSHSMCLRHHKHTHMDKKPYKCDLSTAEFSSSANLSCHKRGHTGEKPYKCDVCPAEFRQRGHLQGHKRIHTGEKPHKCDICPAQFRHKTSLSYHKLKHTGERPHKCNLCPAQFSQTSSLLRHRQKHTGKKPYKCNLCPAEFRHGSNLSRHKRTHTGEKPYKCDLCPAEFNESITLRNHKRTHTGEKPYKCSVCPAEFTHGAHLSRHKRAHTGEKPYRCDLCPAEFSRSMNLSHHKRTHTGDKPYKCNLCPAEFSLGTTLSRHRRTHTGEKPYRCDLCPAAFCDRSSLRYHKQTHTGEKPYKCNLCPAEFRRSTDLSRHKQTHTGVKSYKCNLCPAEFSLGTTLSRHRRTHTGEKPYRCDLCPAAFCDSRALRNHKQKHMGEMP; from the exons ATGTTTCGCATTAAAGAAGAACCTCAAGAGGACTCTTCGGATGAACGTGCAATCACAGTAGTAAAAACAGAGCCTTATAACGATGAAATCTTGGCAGAGAAGGACCAGATGGGACACAGCCATGACTCTGCATCAGAAG GAACAAAAGTAAGCAGTGGTGGGCTTCGTATTAAGGATGAGCCCAGTGACGCTTGTGGTGAAGCATCTTCGGGTTGCACTTCTTCAAATGCGCAGTTCGAGATCAGCACAACCACAGTTGAAACACGATTCGAAACCCCTGCACCGATCACTACCGACAATCGACCCACTGAGCGACCCTCAGACCAGAGCGAGACTCGAGAGGCAAGCAAACGAGAGAAAGACAGGCCCTATAAGTGCAACTTTTGTTTGGCTACATGTGTTGATACTGGCCATTTGGAAGCTCATCAGAAAACTCATAGAACGAAGACATTTACCTGCGACACATGTTCTGCGACATTCCGTCATACATCAACTCTGCGGGTGCATGCAGAACATCACAGGGGAGAAGGGTCGCGCAAGTCCAAGGTATGTGCACTTGCATGCACATTGAGCGCGTACAAGCACAATCTCTGTCCAGCACGGTCCAGCCACAGTATGTGCCTGCGGCATCACAAGCACACACATATGGACaagaagccctacaagtgtgatctctCTACTGCAGAATTCAGCTCAAGCGCAAACCTGTCGTGCCACAAGCGGggacacacaggcgagaagccctacaagtgtgatgtctgccctgcggagttcaggcAGAGAGGGCACCTACAGGGTCACAAGCGGATACACACTggcgagaagccacacaagtgcgatATCTGTCCTGCACAGTTCAGGCATAAGACGAGCCTGTCATATCACAAGCTAAAACATACAGGCGAGAGGCCCCATaagtgcaatctctgtcctgcacAGTTCAGCCAAACCTCAAGCCTGTTGCGCCACAGGCAAAAGCACACAGgcaagaagccatacaagtgcaatctctgtccGGCGGAGTTCAGACATGGCTCGAACCTGTCACGTCATAAGCGaacgcacacgggcgagaagccatacaagtgtgacctctgtcctgcagagttcaatGAGAGCATAACGCTGCGGAATCACAAGCGAACACATACAGGTGAGAAGCCCTATAAGTGCAgtgtctgtcctgcagagttcacaCATGGCGCACACCTGTCACGTCATAAGCGagcacacacgggcgagaagccatacaggtgcgatctctgtcctgcagagttcagcaggAGCATGAACCTCTCTCAtcacaagcgaacacacacaggcgatAAGCCctacaagtgcaatctctgtcctgcagagttcagccttgGCACAACCCTGTCACGTCATAGgcgaacacacacaggcgagaagccatacaggtGCGATCTCTGCCCTGCAGCGTTCTGTGATAGAAGTTCTCTGCGGTATCACAAgcaaacacacacgggtgagaagccatacaagtgcaatctctgtcctgcagagttcagaaGAAGCACGGACCTCTCTCGTCACAAGCAAACACACACAGGCGTAAAGTCctacaagtgcaatctctgtcctgcagaattCAGCCTTGGCACAACGCTGTCACGTCATAGgcgaacacacacaggcgagaagccgtacaggTGCGATCTCTGCCCTGCAGCGTTCTGTGATAGCAGGGCTCTGCGGAATCACAAGCAAAAACACATGGGAGAGATGCCATAA
- the LOC135379140 gene encoding zinc finger protein 239-like — protein sequence MLPIKDQPRGTGDRASSGPTSTNAQFKVDATTAELHFDNTALVTMNCRPTEQPLEQKTDCLKVHPNSDNTKTFARAACSETFHHQSTLREHANHHTGEGLQKCRACALAGVSSSRNGNLSTAEFSLSRRLRCHRQIRTLKEPYKCDICPAHFSDSAKLRNHARIHTGEKPYECNLCPAEFSQSGHLSRHKRTHTGEKPYKCDLCPAAFRESTKLRNHKRTHTGEEPYKCDLCPAAFTDSTKLRNHRRTHTGEKPYKCDLCPAAFRESTKLRNHQRTHTGEEPYKCDLCPAAFTDSTKLRNHRRIHTGEKPYKCDLCPAVFGESTKLRNHKQRHTAEKPYRCDLCPAEFRHSTGLSCHKLTHTGENP from the exons ATGCTCCCTATTAAGGACCAGCCCAGAGGAACTGGTGATCGAGCATCTTCAGGTCCCACTTCTACAAATGCACAGTTCAAGGTCGACGCAACAACAGCTGAACTGCACTTCGACAACACAGCACTGGTCACCATGAACTGTCGACCCACGGAGCAACCTCTCGAGCAGA AAACCGACTGCTTGAAAGTCCACCCAAACAGTGACAACACAAAGACATTTGCACGTGCCGCATGTTCCGAGACATTCCACCACCAGTCAACCCTGCGAGAGCATGCAAATCATCACACAGGCGAAGGGTTGCAGAAGTGCAGGGCGTGTGCACTTGCAGGCGTGTCTAGCTCACGCAACGGCAATCTCAGcactgcagagttcagcctgagCAGGAGACTGCGGTGTCACAGGCAAATACGCACCCTCAAGGAACCATATAAATGCGATATCTGTCCTGCACATTTCAGCGATAGTGCAAAGCTGCGGAATCACGCGCGAATACAtacaggcgagaagccgtacgagtgcaacctctgtcctgcagagttcagccagagtggACACTTGTCGCGTCACAAGCGaacgcacacgggcgagaagccatacaagtgcgatctctgcccTGCAGCGTTCAGAGAGAGCACCAAGCTGCGGAATCACAAGagaacacacacgggtgaggagccgtacaagtgcgatctctgtcctgcagcattCACCGATAGCACGAAACTGCGGAATCACAGGCGAACACACACTggcgagaagccctacaagtgcgatctctgcccTGCAGCGTTCAGAGAGAGCACCAAGCTGCGGAATCACCAGagaacacacacgggtgaggagccgtacaagtgcgatctctgtcctgcagcattCACCGATAGCACGAAACTGCGGAATCACAGGCGaatacacacgggcgagaagccatacaagtgtgatctctgccCTGCAGTGTTCGGAGAGAGCACAAAACTGCGGAATCACAAGCAGAGACACACGGCCGAGAAACCCTACAgatgtgatctctgtcctgcagagttcagacaTAGCACAGGCCTGTCATGTCACAAgctgacacacacgggcgaaaaCCCATAA